The segment tttttacaaagaaagTTTGTTATTCAAATCGACTACAACGATGATGACATCGTTAAATACAACATCACTCTGTGTACATGTAGAGATTTGGATACATTTGGGTGAAAAGACTCAAACCATGCAAAGACCTATAACTCTCAAACTCTGAAATCGCAGGTGAGGAGTGGTCCTCAAAGTGCTACGAAGTAAAGTTGACTTTACTGCGAGTCGTCAGTTGTGTGATTGTCTTGTTGCAATGGCGGAGCGTACCTGTTTGCCAAGTAATGAAGAAACAGTTACTGAGACAGTAACGATCGTCCAAGAGGAAGAGACTACAGTATGTAGACTTACAGTACACTATATTACGTGGATCGCTCTCTGACTCCGAGtctatctttgtctgtctctctcggtgtctgtctgtctcgctctctccatTTATCATTTATTGATTTAATAATCCATCTTTCTGTCTGAGTTAATggtaagtatatatatatgcgtttACTCCTTAGGCACTCATACGTAGGAATGGTTTTAAGTTGATTGGACTGACATTCTCTCCCCCAGATATTTGCTAGTGATGGAGTAAAACACCAATGTTTGGCTTTGAAATTATAAGTTGATCTCTGTCGACTCTGAGTCACTGCATGAGAGTGACACTGACTGTCATGTACTGTCTGTGATCGCGTTTTTCTCATTCTCTATTCAATGTTTGCGAGGATGACGCTAGGGCATACTCATGCAGGTATTGTAAATAATATAAACACAAGATGCGGCCTGCATCGCCAGTTCGAAATCGCACTGGCTACACGCACTTGGAGTGTAGATATCTGCACCCTGTATACACTTCGACATTAACTTTCGGTCGCGAAGCGAATTTGCCATTCGACTCCACTTTGCGATAGGAACGCAGAACAGTTGATTATCACtatcacagtatcagagagtacaaaaaacaaaataatctgaTGCTGCACAGCCTTTACTGTAATGTAGATTAAATTCTCGGAGTTTACATAACAGATCAGAGAACCGCATCAACACTCGTGCCATTCGATGCCATTTTGCAAAGGAACACTTCACTTTTGAATCATAGTATCAAAGTACGCTATGGACAAATTAAATTAAcagtcacacaaaaacaaacacacacacacacacacaaacagatgcTACTGCATGGACCCACTTTATATCATCTGAAATGGTCGGCTTTTCTTGTGCCCCGCAATCTTAAGTTATGTAGAACAaatattttcaatatttttttcttgtgtATGCTGTGCAGCATGAGCCAACCTTGCACCTACAACTGAAGAAACCCAAGTCAGACCACAAGGTGCAGTGGCAGGAAGGGACAGTGGATAACGAAAACATGAACAAGAAAAAATCAAAGTGTAAGTGAAcagtttgtttttctgtctttgtcaCAAAGTGTCTCCTCAATTAAGATGATAGAGGTTGATGTATTTcaactatttatttatttatttctataTATATACCTCGTTTTTACAtctggtcaagttttgactaaatggtttaacatagactgggaacaGAGACAATGGTTGTGGtgtttaggcaaaaaaaaaaaaatagtctgtttacggtaacagaggcaaaaaaaaaatagggtcggtaggtcgggatttttatttttttttattttttatttttttcccaaaaaaacatttttagttattttgccaaaaaacagactttttttaattttatttttcccccaaatgcccccaaaaagtctagggtcgcgcgaaaaaaatagggtcgatcaggataccgtaaacagacttttttttttctctccttatacgtgtgttggtgtgagcgtgtgtgaaGAGCAATTCGCAGAAAACAACTGGGCAGATCGTCATGAAACGTTACACACAAGTCCTTCCAAATTGATATCCCCAAATGATTTTTTCCATTATtctaataaatgtctttgatgacttcATATCATGCTTTTAGTTAAAGTTgtcagttgaggcggcactgtcacacactcagttttcaatcaaattgattgaaacttgGTCAAGCAATCTCTGACGAAGCCTGCACTgtgagattgcatttcagtcTGGAAGCTTACAAAATGTATCAATGCGTGTGGTCATTTAAAATCTCAAAATATAATTACAATTAAAATGTCAGTTATCAGCCCAAAAAGGATATAATATCATCTTactctttatcatgttctgaacTCATAAACTAatagcaggcatgggaattgaaaaaagtaaaaaaaggctgaaaatgatagcaaagtcgacgacgcgaagcgcctagccttactaggggggtctgggggcatgaCCCCCCGGCATTTTGTCTTCTCtgaagaacccaaatggtgcaatttggtgtcatctgagctccaagtttgccattaaattaagtttttagaaccatttttgcctcccccatttattttttttcggcggacacttttgctttttcggcggaaatttgccttttggcggacaattcccatgcctgtaatagatatatatatatggtatgtttggattaacaactAGCTCAGAAACGTAGGAATAATCAAGAAAAGCAGGCATACCTGTTTAGTGCAAACGCTACTGTGTTATACATACACTGATCTGGCTTGTCACTGCAAGCGATCAGCGGGGCAGTAATTTTACATGTTttgtaaaaattaaaaataaaccGTTTTTAAAAGTCTGCAAAGCTCAACCAGAAATAATAATTTGTCAAGCACATCCAGTGAGATTTAGTTGTCCACGCCAAGACATGTATAGCTGTTGAAAGATTGACTGTTTGACACTTCAGGTTATGAAAGTGCAGTTGAGTATGAGAATATGAAGTATACTATCACATCATACATTCACAATGCAAAATTGATAACGCATGAACAGTCACAGAAGCCATTGTGACGTTACTTGTGGTTTTTTACAAGTATTTAAATCCTTCAGATCTCACCATTAACTGGTCGCTCTGTTACTGTCAGGCGTCAACCATGCAGTCAGACCAAGTTTATAATAAATTGATTGTGGTTCATAATTTCCGTTTGAAACCGGTCATGCGAAACATTAATGTGTGATGGCTTGACAATATCATTTCTGATATTCTGAGAATTATTTcataaaattcaagaaatttcAAGTAAACTCAAATCCTGATGAAAAGTTTGTACGGTTTTTATTCAACTTTTAaattgtttgtgtgcgttttttccCAGGTTGCTGTATTTATGAAAAGCCCAAAGTGTTTGGAGAATCTTCATCTTCAGAAGACGACAATGAGACTGACAGTTGCCATGGACACAAGAAGAAGTGCTACCGTCACCACAGTCACGGGCATGATCACGATGGTCAAGGGTGTGATGGtgagattttttctttttctttttttttttggtgcccATTTCTTTTTTATGTAGTGGCCAAAACTCTGtagcatttttttctttctttcttccggGTTCCTTTTGTTTATGTCCCCCGATGTAAAAGTGTGTGTCAAAAATTAAAGTGGCCTACCAAAGTCTCCCAGTCCCATGCTGCGCTgttgtcacgaactgaaaactctgctgaacaatccctctcaatgcgcatgcgccaatctttgacttaaaaaatgtgaccctttgaccgaacaaacctagggttagggttaggttgttcacgacctgattaatctccccatgttagcgcatgcgcattgaccgcattgagagggattgttcaggcagagttttcagttcgtgacaccgttacagtgttgttgccagtctaagaagacaataggtcatttggacctccctaaaaaaaacaataggtccaaaagtcctggctttaaaaaaacaataggtccaaattgtaATTTGTACCGCCATACTTTGTTGCAACTTTTAGCAACTTTTTGGGGGGCAACATTTTCAGGCTATTCGCGTTTTTCCCTATCCTTCTTATTCTGAACCTGTTTCAAGTCCTTTGGCAATGCTTTGATGTCGCTTCCTAGTTTTAATTGTTCATAAACTTTGCGAGGAGAAAGAGCCTGACATTCCTGGCCTACCCTTTCCAATATTGTCCCCGGTGTGGGCGAATGTAGGGATCCTGCCTGATCTTCGCATTACCGTGCCgtagtattatattgatgaactttccgctgtttgcgccgttttcggtaaataggtacaccggctggatagggtatttccgtaaacgcagcctcgagtgtcaatgaggacaaacacggactcggcaccgaatgcattttcactcgtagcgaacatgagcatttcgatccgggtttgttttccgactttgcaactcccattccattcattgcagaccttttccgccttgtacgaatatgcatcggtcagttgaccaccaaaacgtaaaaactatcggtccatcgaccggacaaggctaggtccaatccttatgcgtcaaatcagaaagaaatgcgtcagagaccgaagactgaggcctggcaacaacactgccGTTACAAAACGCCCCAGAAAATACAAGTAAGAGGTTAAAAGATGTGCAGTCTGACTGAGTGATTACTTTCACAGTGGGGGTTGGAGGATTGGGTTGAGGGCACATTTGGGAGACTTGGGTAACAAAGGTGGGAGCCACGTACCTGCATGCAGTACAGCAATGGAGACAATCCAGGCTAGGCAAAGATTAACTCGAACAGCACTCGCTGTCACGCCCTCGTTTTTCAATCGAATAGGTTATTTTGGTCAAGCATTCTTCGTCAAAGcccagactatgggattgcatttcagcttggaagcttaaaaattgataAATGAGTTTAATCAttaaaaaatctcaaaattctaATGAATATTAAAATGttagtaatcgatccaaaaatgatttcatcttattcaatATCATCTcttgaatccaaaaacatatagatatgttatgtttggattaaaaacaagctcagaaagttgaaaagaataatgcataaaaaaaactttcCTGTTAAACGCACTGATCTAAAAGTAATGGATAGCGCGTCCCTTCTAATTGGCTATCACAACGTTGACTCCAACATATCCGCCATCTTGGGACACCGTCAGTAACCGCAACGCTAGGTCGACAGCGTAAAATCGCACCTATTGAGAAACAAAATTGCTTCCATTTCCTTAATCACAAACTGCGAAaacataaggcctaaaaaaaaaataggtgtggttacggtaacccgacctaccctatttttaggggccgaccctataactttttattacatttgtcaaaaaaaacaaaaaacacacaagaaaacgagtgcagaaaacgcaatgaaagcgaaagcgaccgagtcgcacacttatttccctgtcaaataggtttaatttgtacacattaggaaaaaaagttttaaaaaaaaagtgattgcctaccttcctaccctatttttgactcacatgcgaagcaaaagtgagtctatgtactcacccgagtcgtccgtccgtccgtccgtccgtccgtccggacgtccgtccgtccgtccggacgtccgtccgtccgtccggaaaactttaacgttggatatttcttggacactattcagtctatcagtaccaaatttggcaagatggtgtatgatgacaaggccccaaaaaacatacatagcatcttgaccttgcttcaaggtcaaggtcgcaggggccataaatgttgcctaaaaaacagctatttttcacatttttcacattttctctgaagtttttgagattgaatacctcacctacatatgatatatagggcaaagtaagccccatcttttgataccagtttggtttaccttgcttcaaggtcaaggtcacaggagctcttcaaagttggattgtatacatattttgaagtgaccttgaccctgaactatggaagataactgtttcaaacttaaacattatgtggggcacatgttatgctttcatcatgagacacatttggtcacatatgatcaaggtcaaggtcactttgacccttatgaaatgtgaccaaaataaggtagtgaaccactaaaagtgaccatatctcatggtagaaagagccaatgtaccattgtacttcctatgtcttgaattaacagctttgtgttgcatgaccttggatgaccttgaccttgggtcaaggtcacatgtattttggtaggaaaaatgtgtaaagcagttcttagtgtatgatgtcattgctaggtttagttaccctaaagg is part of the Littorina saxatilis isolate snail1 linkage group LG15, US_GU_Lsax_2.0, whole genome shotgun sequence genome and harbors:
- the LOC138949102 gene encoding E3 ubiquitin-protein ligase PPP1R11-like, whose translation is MAERTCLPSNEETVTETVTIVQEEETTHEPTLHLQLKKPKSDHKVQWQEGTVDNENMNKKKSKCCCIYEKPKVFGESSSSEDDNETDSCHGHKKKCYRHHSHGHDHDGQGCDGHRDPGNTVDGPSPGPGPSPSPGPGPSTSA